A genomic window from Motilibacter aurantiacus includes:
- a CDS encoding type II secretion system F family protein yields MTPYAVPLAAAAALLAGAAAFLALPPARAARRVLAIDAARAPATTRAAGMPVLARPGVRLPAVALVGVAAAVLVGGVLGAALGTLVAAGAYRLLADPRLALDRAGLARESGDAVAAADLLAACLAAGCPLEPAVLAVADAVGGPVAGTLREAVLAVRLGADRRTAWLAAGTARPALAPLARAVSRSATSGAPLAPTVSRVADEQRAERRWRAEAAAARVGTRAALPLALCFLPAFVLVGVVPVVLGVAGPLLGAA; encoded by the coding sequence GTGACGCCCTACGCCGTCCCGCTCGCCGCGGCGGCCGCCCTGCTCGCCGGCGCCGCCGCCTTCCTCGCCCTACCCCCGGCACGCGCCGCTCGCCGGGTGCTGGCGATCGACGCCGCGCGGGCGCCCGCCACGACACGCGCCGCCGGCATGCCTGTGCTCGCCCGTCCCGGCGTACGCCTGCCGGCGGTCGCGCTGGTGGGCGTCGCGGCGGCCGTCCTGGTCGGCGGTGTGCTCGGTGCCGCTCTGGGCACGCTCGTGGCGGCCGGGGCGTACCGGCTGCTGGCGGACCCGCGGCTCGCGCTCGACCGCGCGGGCCTGGCCAGGGAGAGCGGGGATGCCGTGGCGGCGGCCGACCTGCTCGCAGCCTGCCTGGCCGCCGGATGCCCGTTGGAGCCCGCGGTGCTCGCGGTGGCCGACGCCGTCGGCGGCCCGGTTGCCGGGACCCTGCGCGAGGCGGTCCTCGCCGTCCGGCTGGGGGCTGATCGGCGTACCGCCTGGCTCGCGGCCGGCACGGCCCGCCCTGCGCTCGCTCCGCTGGCCCGCGCCGTGAGTCGCAGCGCCACGAGCGGGGCCCCGTTGGCGCCGACCGTCAGCCGGGTGGCCGACGAGCAGCGGGCCGAGCGCCGGTGGCGTGCGGAGGCCGCGGCCGCCCGGGTGGGGACCCGTGCGGCGCTGCCGCTCGCGCTGTGCTTCCTGCCCGCCTTCGTCCTCGTCGGCGTCGTGCCGGTGGTCCTCGGTGTGGCCGGCCCGCTCCTCGGGGCGGCCTGA
- a CDS encoding type II secretion system F family protein: MSTGGRAGGGVLAALPAGALPAPAVLPALAAVVLAGLAAACLVRPPVRRLPFLAQLDPGAAPRRDGAGAVAGGPRSGAGAAAAGSTAGPVGPVGPAERRPTSLAAALPLAAGGLVAALAGPVPGLLAGAAVLALRLRRRRVRAATAEAAVRVTTVELCLGLAASLRAGSPPAAALVDAVDGLPEHPAFGRLAAAVAAGASPVDAFERAASTPGASGLRRAAACWSVASGTGAGLAVALERVADGLRADEGARRSIKAQLAGPRSTARLLGALPVVGVGMGTLLGAAPLDVLLGSLPGLACLTAGAVLSVLGVAWTERIARAADPL, from the coding sequence GTGAGCACCGGCGGGCGAGCGGGCGGGGGCGTGCTCGCCGCTCTTCCTGCTGGTGCGCTTCCTGCTCCCGCTGTCCTTCCTGCGCTGGCCGCCGTGGTGCTCGCGGGGCTCGCCGCTGCGTGCCTGGTGCGCCCGCCGGTCCGCCGGCTGCCGTTCCTCGCGCAGCTCGATCCGGGCGCTGCTCCCCGGCGTGACGGTGCGGGTGCCGTCGCCGGGGGGCCGCGTTCGGGTGCAGGTGCCGCAGCTGCGGGCTCTACGGCCGGCCCCGTCGGCCCCGTCGGCCCCGCCGAGCGCCGCCCGACGTCCCTGGCCGCCGCGCTACCGCTCGCTGCGGGCGGGCTCGTCGCCGCACTGGCCGGCCCCGTGCCGGGCCTGCTGGCCGGCGCAGCCGTGCTGGCCCTGCGGCTGCGCCGCCGGCGGGTCCGCGCCGCCACCGCCGAGGCGGCCGTCCGGGTCACCACGGTCGAGCTCTGCCTCGGCCTGGCTGCGAGCCTGCGGGCCGGGTCCCCGCCGGCGGCGGCGTTGGTCGACGCCGTGGACGGGCTGCCCGAGCACCCGGCGTTCGGCCGGCTCGCCGCGGCCGTCGCCGCCGGGGCGTCACCGGTCGACGCCTTCGAGCGGGCGGCGTCCACTCCGGGCGCCTCGGGCCTGCGCCGCGCCGCCGCGTGCTGGTCGGTCGCCTCCGGCACCGGCGCCGGGCTCGCGGTGGCGCTGGAGCGGGTCGCCGACGGGCTGCGTGCCGACGAAGGTGCCCGGCGCTCGATCAAGGCCCAGCTCGCCGGCCCGCGGTCGACGGCCCGGCTGCTCGGCGCGCTGCCGGTCGTCGGGGTCGGGATGGGGACGCTGCTGGGCGCGGCGCCGCTGGACGTGCTCCTCGGCTCGCTGCCGGGGCTCGCCTGCCTGACGGCCGGAGCCGTGCTCAGCGTCCTCGGCGTGGCCTGGACCGAGCGCATCGCCCGCGCCGCCGACCCGCTCTGA
- a CDS encoding STAS domain-containing protein — protein MDLSLSNRPEGDKTVVEVGGEIDVYTAPRLREQLVDLVADGKYHLVVDMERVDFLDSTGLGVLVGGLKRVRAHDGSLRLVCTQERILKIFRITGLTKVFPIHDSVEDALAASD, from the coding sequence GTGGACCTGTCCCTGTCGAATCGCCCCGAGGGTGACAAGACGGTCGTCGAGGTGGGCGGCGAGATCGACGTCTACACCGCGCCCCGCCTGCGCGAGCAGCTCGTCGACCTCGTTGCGGACGGCAAGTACCACCTCGTCGTGGACATGGAGCGGGTGGACTTCCTGGACTCGACGGGCCTCGGTGTGCTCGTCGGCGGCCTGAAGCGCGTCCGCGCCCACGACGGCTCGCTGCGCCTGGTGTGCACCCAGGAGCGCATCCTGAAGATCTTCCGCATCACCGGGCTGACCAAGGTCTTCCCGATCCACGACTCGGTCGAGGACGCCCTCGCTGCGTCCGACTGA
- a CDS encoding sodium-translocating pyrophosphatase: MPGPHIAADSGAVDSLSSGNLTIVGVVAAVAVVALVVAAVFRREVLAAAEGTTRMQEIAKAVQEGAAAYLNRQFRTLGVFVVIVFLLLFALPGDADVRIGRSIFFLVGAGFSAAIGYLGMSLAVRANVRVAAAARDKGAEDAMRVGFRTGGVVGMATVGLGLLGAAVVVLIYRADAPSVLEGFGFGAALLAMFMRVGGGIFTKAADVGADLVGKVEQNIPEDDPRNAATIADNVGDNVGDCAGMAADLFESYAVMLVAALILGKAAFGEEGLVFPLIVPALGAVTAVLGILLTRARPGESGLTAINRAFYISAVVAAVLCAIAAFVYLPGSFDELTDATTSDANPRVVAIVAVVLGIVLASVILALTGYFTGTDKKPTQDVAETSLTGPATVVLSGISLGLESAVYTALVIGAAVYGAFLLGSGSVIVSLFAISLAGCGLLTTVGVIVAMDTFGPVSDNAQGIAEMSGDVTGKGARILTDLDAVGNTTKAITKGIAIATAVLAATALFGSYTDAWQTAVDDTGVSLASLSESMQQRFTLDIANPNNLVGLVVGAAVVFLFSGLAITAVSRAAGAVVYEVRKQFRDNPGIMTGQTRPEYGRVVDICTRDSLRELATPGLLAVMAPIAVGFGLGIGALAAYLAGAIACGTLMAVFLANSGGAWDNAKKLVEDGAHGGKGSEAHAATVIGDTVGDPFKDTAGPAINPLIKVMNLVAVLIAPAIVQLSIGEDASTPVRLAISLLAVAIIVAAVTVSRRRGLAAATSDAEPEAASLAR; the protein is encoded by the coding sequence ATGCCCGGGCCACACATCGCCGCCGACAGCGGCGCGGTGGACTCGCTCTCGAGCGGAAATCTCACGATCGTGGGAGTGGTGGCGGCAGTGGCCGTCGTCGCGCTCGTCGTCGCCGCCGTGTTCCGCCGCGAGGTCCTCGCGGCCGCGGAGGGCACGACGCGGATGCAGGAGATCGCCAAGGCGGTCCAAGAGGGCGCGGCGGCGTACCTCAATCGGCAGTTCCGCACCCTCGGCGTCTTCGTCGTGATCGTGTTCCTGCTGCTGTTCGCGCTGCCGGGCGACGCCGACGTGCGCATCGGCCGCTCGATCTTCTTCCTCGTCGGCGCCGGGTTCTCCGCCGCCATCGGCTACCTCGGCATGTCGCTCGCCGTCCGCGCCAACGTGCGCGTCGCGGCCGCCGCGCGCGACAAGGGTGCCGAGGACGCGATGCGGGTGGGCTTCCGCACCGGCGGGGTCGTCGGCATGGCGACCGTCGGGCTCGGCCTGCTCGGCGCCGCCGTCGTCGTGCTGATCTACCGCGCCGACGCGCCCAGCGTGCTCGAGGGCTTCGGCTTCGGCGCGGCGCTGCTCGCGATGTTCATGCGCGTGGGCGGCGGCATCTTCACCAAGGCCGCCGACGTGGGCGCCGACCTGGTCGGGAAGGTCGAGCAGAACATCCCCGAGGACGACCCGCGCAACGCCGCGACCATCGCCGACAACGTGGGCGACAACGTCGGTGACTGCGCCGGGATGGCCGCCGACCTCTTCGAGTCGTACGCCGTGATGCTCGTCGCCGCGCTCATCCTGGGCAAGGCGGCGTTCGGGGAGGAGGGGCTGGTCTTCCCGCTCATCGTCCCCGCGCTCGGCGCGGTGACCGCGGTGCTCGGCATCCTGCTCACCCGTGCCCGTCCCGGGGAGAGCGGCCTCACCGCGATCAACCGGGCGTTCTACATCTCCGCGGTCGTCGCGGCCGTGCTGTGCGCGATCGCGGCGTTCGTCTACCTGCCGGGCTCCTTCGACGAGCTCACCGACGCCACGACGAGCGACGCCAACCCGCGCGTCGTCGCCATCGTGGCCGTGGTCCTCGGCATCGTCCTGGCCTCGGTCATCCTCGCCCTCACCGGCTACTTCACCGGCACGGACAAGAAGCCGACCCAGGACGTCGCCGAGACCTCGCTCACCGGCCCCGCCACGGTGGTCCTCTCGGGCATCAGCCTCGGCCTGGAGTCGGCGGTCTACACGGCGCTCGTCATCGGGGCGGCGGTCTACGGCGCGTTCCTGCTCGGCAGCGGCTCGGTCATCGTCTCGCTGTTCGCCATCTCTCTCGCCGGCTGTGGCCTGCTCACCACCGTCGGCGTCATCGTGGCCATGGACACCTTCGGGCCGGTCTCGGACAACGCTCAGGGCATCGCGGAGATGTCGGGGGACGTCACGGGCAAGGGGGCGCGGATCCTCACCGACCTCGACGCCGTCGGCAACACGACGAAGGCCATCACCAAGGGCATCGCGATCGCCACCGCCGTGCTGGCCGCGACGGCGCTGTTCGGCTCCTACACGGACGCCTGGCAGACCGCGGTCGACGACACGGGCGTCTCGCTGGCGTCCCTCAGCGAGTCGATGCAGCAGCGGTTCACGCTGGACATCGCGAACCCGAACAACCTCGTCGGCCTCGTCGTCGGCGCGGCCGTCGTCTTCCTCTTCTCCGGGCTCGCCATCACCGCTGTCTCCCGGGCGGCAGGCGCGGTCGTCTACGAGGTGCGCAAGCAGTTCCGCGACAACCCCGGCATCATGACCGGCCAGACCCGCCCGGAGTACGGCCGCGTCGTCGACATCTGCACCCGCGACTCGCTGCGCGAGCTGGCCACCCCCGGCCTGCTCGCCGTGATGGCGCCGATCGCGGTCGGCTTCGGGCTGGGCATCGGCGCGCTCGCGGCGTACCTCGCCGGCGCCATCGCCTGCGGCACGCTGATGGCGGTCTTCCTGGCCAACTCCGGCGGTGCCTGGGACAACGCCAAGAAGCTCGTCGAGGACGGCGCGCACGGCGGGAAGGGCTCGGAGGCGCACGCGGCCACGGTCATCGGCGACACGGTCGGCGACCCGTTCAAGGACACCGCCGGCCCGGCGATCAACCCGCTCATCAAGGTGATGAACCTCGTCGCGGTCCTCATCGCGCCGGCGATCGTGCAGCTCAGCATCGGCGAGGACGCGAGCACGCCCGTCCGCCTGGCGATCTCGCTGCTGGCCGTGGCGATCATCGTCGCCGCCGTCACCGTCAGCCGGCGCCGCGGGCTGGCCGCCGCGACGAGTGACGCCGAGCCGGAGGCCGCTAGCCTCGCCAGGTGA
- a CDS encoding ATPase, T2SS/T4P/T4SS family — MDLLAALNTGHDGGSGTLHANAPADVPARVEALATSAGLTREAVASQLGAALDAVVHVARGREGRRHVASVGVLRRGADGLCTVVEALTPAGAGPAADELDLLLARRGR, encoded by the coding sequence GTGGACCTGCTGGCCGCGCTCAACACCGGGCACGACGGCGGCAGCGGCACGCTGCACGCGAACGCCCCCGCCGACGTGCCTGCCCGCGTCGAGGCCCTCGCCACCTCGGCCGGGCTCACCCGCGAAGCCGTGGCGAGCCAGCTGGGCGCGGCGCTCGACGCCGTCGTCCACGTCGCCCGCGGGCGCGAGGGCCGTCGTCACGTCGCCTCGGTGGGCGTGCTGAGGCGCGGGGCCGACGGCTTGTGCACCGTCGTCGAGGCGCTGACCCCGGCCGGTGCCGGCCCGGCGGCCGACGAGCTGGACCTGCTCCTCGCCCGGCGCGGCCGGTGA
- a CDS encoding ImmA/IrrE family metallo-endopeptidase produces the protein MSSVTEASKLSYAAIREYAERVGEHYAIYDRLGTGDVRDLVRKLGGTVAYGDSQESLHVNGPGDFIIYLPHVTSSRRDRFTIAHELGHYFLHYLHPERDSAASFGRGSRNDAETQANVFASSLLMPEEKFKRAYARCAGDVFAIARIFDVSPAAVEVRAEVLGLK, from the coding sequence GTGTCGTCCGTGACGGAGGCGTCGAAGCTCTCCTACGCCGCAATCAGAGAGTACGCCGAACGGGTTGGCGAGCACTACGCGATCTATGACCGCCTAGGGACAGGAGACGTGCGCGACCTCGTCCGCAAACTCGGGGGCACGGTCGCGTACGGGGACAGCCAGGAGTCGCTACACGTCAACGGCCCAGGTGACTTCATCATCTACTTGCCGCACGTGACCTCATCGCGCCGTGACCGGTTCACCATCGCGCACGAGCTGGGGCACTACTTCCTTCACTACCTGCACCCAGAGCGGGATTCTGCCGCCAGCTTCGGGCGCGGCAGCCGCAACGACGCGGAGACGCAGGCAAACGTCTTCGCTTCATCGTTGTTGATGCCAGAGGAGAAGTTCAAGCGGGCGTACGCCCGCTGTGCTGGGGATGTATTCGCGATAGCGCGCATCTTCGATGTGTCCCCCGCAGCGGTCGAAGTTCGCGCCGAGGTGCTAGGACTCAAGTGA
- a CDS encoding ATP-binding protein, producing MTTVTVRFSALPAHVRTARLVAAAVARRSGVDEGVLDEVRLAVGEACSRAVDLHQRHSPDVPVTLQLTDAGTSFRVEVVDAASPDAEPDASLVDLAETAESPDGLDGGALPSNVGIAVISGLVDDLAVERRGDGLALRMTWPLSGSAKGGVAPTSATAS from the coding sequence ATGACGACCGTCACGGTCCGGTTCAGCGCCCTGCCCGCACACGTCCGCACCGCGCGGCTGGTGGCCGCTGCGGTCGCCCGCCGGTCCGGGGTGGACGAGGGTGTGCTCGACGAGGTCCGGCTCGCCGTGGGCGAGGCGTGCTCGCGAGCGGTGGACCTGCACCAGCGACACTCCCCGGACGTCCCGGTGACCCTGCAGCTGACCGACGCCGGCACGTCGTTCCGGGTCGAGGTCGTCGACGCCGCGTCGCCCGACGCCGAGCCGGACGCCTCGCTCGTCGACCTCGCCGAGACGGCGGAGTCGCCCGACGGCCTCGACGGCGGCGCGCTGCCATCCAACGTCGGCATCGCGGTGATCAGCGGCCTGGTCGACGACCTGGCCGTGGAGCGCCGGGGTGACGGCCTGGCCCTGCGTATGACGTGGCCGCTGAGCGGCTCGGCCAAGGGCGGCGTGGCGCCGACGTCGGCGACCGCGAGCTAG
- a CDS encoding DUF4244 domain-containing protein yields the protein MKRRLTLRGRDAGMTTAEYAVGTIAACGFAGLLLKVVTSDTVSSLLTSVVQRALATAA from the coding sequence ATGAAGCGACGACTCACCCTGCGCGGGCGGGACGCGGGCATGACCACTGCGGAGTACGCGGTCGGCACGATCGCCGCCTGCGGCTTCGCCGGCCTGCTGCTCAAGGTGGTCACCAGCGACACGGTCTCCTCGCTCCTGACCTCGGTCGTGCAGCGAGCGCTCGCGACGGCGGCCTGA
- a CDS encoding TadE family type IV pilus minor pilin, whose amino-acid sequence MTAEAALALPALCLVLGAALFVLVVGMAKLQCADAARAGARVAARGEPKGSIEAAARSVAPSGARVGVETSAGTVRVTVDVAVGPPGVLRRLGSVRLSVDAVAAVEEPGPAIPAAPS is encoded by the coding sequence GTGACCGCCGAGGCCGCCCTCGCCCTGCCCGCGCTCTGCCTGGTGCTCGGGGCAGCGCTCTTCGTGCTTGTGGTGGGCATGGCCAAGTTGCAGTGCGCGGACGCGGCCCGGGCGGGCGCCCGGGTCGCGGCCCGGGGCGAGCCGAAGGGCAGCATCGAGGCCGCCGCGCGGTCGGTGGCCCCGTCCGGCGCGCGAGTCGGCGTCGAGACCTCGGCCGGCACCGTGCGCGTGACCGTCGACGTGGCCGTCGGCCCACCAGGGGTCCTGCGCCGCCTGGGCAGCGTCCGGCTCTCCGTCGACGCCGTGGCAGCGGTCGAGGAGCCGGGCCCTGCCATCCCGGCGGCACCGTCGTGA
- a CDS encoding DEAD/DEAH box helicase: MPVDPTAAVRRGPLGALLTHSGREDSLTHVEHLPARVADEADWPEWAAPELVAALGRAGVARPWRHQARTAEHARAGRSVIVSTGTASGKSLAYLLPAATAVLEGAAAPSGRGATVLYLSPTKALAHDQLRALGELGLPALRAAAYDGDTPGEERAQIRDWAAYVLTNPDMLHRTLLPGHARWATFLRALRYVVVDECHGYRGVFGSHVAAVLRRLRRVCARYGSSPTFVLASATVAEPAAFARRLTGVETEAVTRDGSPRGSLTFALWQPPLSEVRGEGGVPVRRTATAETADLMTDLVVSGTRTLAFVRSRKGAESVSIQARRSLEEVDAALPQRVAAYRAGYLPEDRRALESGLTSGRLLGVASTNALELGVDVSGLDAVLIAGWPGTHASLWQQAGRAGRAGQEALAVLVARDDPLDTYLVSNPEAVLGRPVEATVLDPENPYVLAPHLCAAAAELPLTDADTALFGAAMPGLLDGLVERGLLRRRATGWFWTRHESAAALADLRGTGGAPVRVVEAGTGRLLGTVDAGAAHGAVHEGAVYLHMGQAHLVRELDLEDGVAVVEAADPDWTTSARDRTDIRVVAEEASCPWGEATLSFGTVDVTSQVVSFLRRRVLTGEILGEEPLDLPARQLRTKAVWWTVTDEQLARAGIEPADVPGAAHAAEHAAIGLLPLFATCDRWDVGGVSTALHEDTGRTTVFVHDGHPGGAGFAERGYASAQRWLTATREALRACRCPAGCPACVQSPKCGNGNEPLDKAAAIRLLDVLLAGSTVSTATTGGTDATGGAAGSHGAGGFGGAAGSHASGELRPVPAAGAGQRAEGEAALGSRARIA; encoded by the coding sequence GTGCCTGTCGACCCGACCGCAGCCGTACGCCGAGGCCCGCTCGGCGCGCTGCTGACCCACTCCGGGCGGGAGGACTCGCTCACCCACGTCGAGCACCTGCCCGCGCGCGTCGCCGACGAGGCCGACTGGCCGGAGTGGGCCGCCCCGGAGCTGGTGGCCGCGCTCGGGAGGGCCGGAGTGGCCCGGCCGTGGCGCCACCAGGCCCGGACGGCCGAGCACGCACGGGCGGGACGGTCGGTGATCGTCTCGACCGGCACCGCGTCGGGCAAGTCGCTCGCCTACCTGCTGCCGGCGGCCACCGCCGTGCTGGAGGGGGCGGCCGCTCCCTCCGGACGGGGGGCCACCGTCCTGTACCTGTCGCCGACGAAGGCGCTCGCGCACGACCAGCTGCGCGCGCTGGGCGAGCTCGGGCTGCCCGCCCTGCGCGCCGCCGCGTACGACGGGGACACCCCCGGCGAGGAGCGGGCGCAGATCCGCGACTGGGCGGCGTACGTCCTGACCAACCCGGACATGCTCCACCGGACGCTGCTGCCCGGCCACGCGCGCTGGGCGACGTTCCTGCGGGCCCTGCGCTACGTGGTGGTGGACGAGTGCCACGGCTACCGCGGGGTCTTCGGCTCGCACGTGGCGGCCGTGCTGCGCCGGCTGCGGCGCGTCTGCGCGCGCTACGGCTCCTCACCGACCTTCGTCCTGGCGTCCGCCACGGTCGCCGAGCCGGCCGCCTTCGCCCGCCGCCTCACCGGTGTGGAGACGGAGGCGGTCACCCGCGACGGCTCGCCCCGCGGCTCGCTCACCTTCGCCCTCTGGCAGCCGCCGCTGTCGGAGGTCCGTGGCGAGGGAGGCGTGCCGGTCCGCCGGACGGCGACGGCCGAGACCGCCGACCTCATGACCGACCTCGTTGTCTCGGGCACGCGGACGCTGGCGTTCGTCCGGTCGCGCAAGGGCGCCGAGTCGGTGTCCATCCAGGCCCGGCGCAGCCTCGAGGAGGTCGACGCCGCGCTGCCGCAGCGGGTCGCCGCCTATCGCGCGGGCTACCTGCCCGAGGACCGGCGTGCGCTCGAGTCCGGGCTCACCAGCGGGCGGCTGCTGGGGGTGGCGTCGACCAACGCGCTCGAGCTGGGCGTGGACGTCAGCGGGCTGGACGCCGTCCTCATCGCCGGCTGGCCCGGCACCCACGCCTCGCTGTGGCAGCAGGCCGGGCGGGCCGGGCGTGCCGGGCAGGAGGCGCTCGCCGTGCTCGTGGCACGCGACGACCCGTTGGACACCTACCTGGTCAGCAACCCGGAGGCGGTCCTCGGCCGCCCGGTCGAGGCCACCGTCCTGGACCCGGAGAACCCGTACGTCCTGGCTCCGCACCTGTGCGCGGCCGCCGCCGAGCTGCCGCTGACCGACGCCGACACGGCATTGTTCGGCGCGGCGATGCCCGGGCTGCTCGACGGGCTCGTCGAGCGCGGGCTGCTCCGCCGCCGGGCGACGGGGTGGTTCTGGACGCGCCACGAGAGCGCCGCCGCCCTGGCCGACCTGCGCGGCACCGGCGGGGCGCCCGTGCGCGTCGTGGAGGCGGGAACCGGGCGGCTGCTGGGAACGGTGGACGCCGGGGCCGCGCACGGCGCCGTGCACGAGGGCGCCGTCTACCTGCACATGGGCCAGGCGCACCTGGTGCGCGAGCTCGACCTGGAGGACGGGGTCGCCGTCGTCGAGGCCGCCGACCCGGACTGGACCACGTCGGCCCGCGACCGGACGGACATCCGCGTCGTCGCCGAGGAGGCGAGCTGCCCCTGGGGGGAGGCGACGCTGTCGTTCGGGACCGTCGACGTCACCAGCCAGGTGGTCTCGTTCCTGCGCCGTCGGGTGCTGACCGGGGAGATCCTCGGGGAGGAGCCGCTCGACCTGCCGGCCCGCCAGCTGCGGACCAAGGCGGTCTGGTGGACTGTCACGGACGAGCAGCTGGCCCGCGCGGGCATCGAGCCCGCCGACGTGCCGGGCGCCGCCCACGCGGCCGAGCACGCGGCGATCGGCCTGCTGCCGCTGTTCGCGACGTGCGACCGCTGGGACGTCGGCGGGGTGTCCACCGCCCTGCACGAGGACACCGGGCGCACCACGGTCTTCGTCCACGACGGTCACCCCGGGGGCGCGGGCTTCGCCGAGCGCGGGTACGCGTCGGCGCAGCGCTGGCTCACCGCCACCCGCGAGGCCCTGCGGGCCTGCCGTTGCCCCGCCGGCTGCCCGGCCTGCGTTCAGTCGCCCAAGTGCGGCAACGGCAACGAGCCACTGGACAAGGCCGCCGCGATCCGGCTGCTGGACGTGCTGCTGGCCGGGAGCACGGTGAGCACCGCCACCACGGGCGGCACGGACGCCACGGGTGGGGCCGCAGGCTCGCACGGGGCGGGAGGCTTCGGCGGGGCGGCAGGCTCGCACGCCTCGGGCGAGCTGCGCCCGGTGCCGGCGGCGGGGGCGGGCCAGCGGGCGGAGGGCGAGGCAGCGCTCGGATCCCGGGCGCGCATCGCCTGA